One window from the genome of Sandaracinaceae bacterium encodes:
- a CDS encoding TolC family protein: MRIEVGLLSVFATGCIATSAGHAGVANTVRDRIDREVVFRDPASDGTVRPRVDALLADPVDAEAAVEIAILQSPDLQASLEQVDVALADVLRATLLANPDVELEATFPVDGNAEPGLMGSFMFDLADAMRMPLRRAVADAELSAARAEAARAVLDLAFEVRVSFYRHQGDLQLVELFQQVVETLRAGWETAEALREAGNVPRLDVVQQRALYEEARVALAQAELAALQSRERLQVLMGLSGDATTWEVASRLPDPAESDPGLEAIEQTAIERSLALEQRRHRLEALARRVGLARVEGVIPALHVGVVAEREEGEWSVGPMVEMQLPLFHQGQGDIDRVSAELRVEQHRYVASAIAVRSRVRRARNAYLNASARSRFYRETLLPLREEVLVESLRQYNAMNLGVFELLTARRTLIDTARQFVEALRDYWVARAVLEQVLAGGQPEDMGQATIPMMTASPSGGDAGH, translated from the coding sequence ATGCGCATTGAGGTGGGGCTCCTCTCCGTCTTCGCGACCGGGTGCATCGCGACCTCGGCCGGGCACGCGGGGGTCGCGAACACCGTTCGAGACCGGATCGATCGCGAGGTCGTCTTCCGTGACCCCGCCAGCGACGGGACCGTGCGGCCGCGGGTCGATGCGCTGCTGGCGGACCCCGTCGACGCCGAGGCGGCGGTCGAGATCGCGATCCTCCAGAGCCCGGACCTGCAGGCCTCGCTCGAGCAGGTCGACGTCGCGCTCGCCGACGTGCTGCGCGCCACCCTGCTGGCGAACCCGGACGTGGAGCTCGAGGCGACGTTCCCGGTCGACGGCAACGCCGAGCCGGGTCTGATGGGCTCCTTCATGTTCGACCTCGCGGACGCGATGCGCATGCCGCTGCGCCGCGCGGTGGCGGACGCGGAGCTCTCCGCGGCCCGGGCGGAGGCGGCGCGGGCGGTGCTGGATCTGGCCTTCGAGGTCCGCGTCTCGTTCTACCGACACCAGGGGGATCTCCAGCTGGTCGAGCTCTTTCAGCAGGTGGTCGAGACGCTGCGCGCGGGGTGGGAGACGGCCGAGGCGCTGCGCGAGGCGGGCAACGTGCCGCGGCTCGACGTCGTGCAGCAGCGCGCCCTCTACGAGGAGGCGCGGGTCGCGCTCGCGCAGGCCGAGCTGGCTGCGCTCCAGAGCCGAGAGCGCCTCCAGGTTCTGATGGGGTTGAGCGGCGACGCGACGACCTGGGAGGTGGCGTCTCGACTGCCCGACCCCGCCGAGTCCGACCCGGGGCTCGAGGCCATCGAGCAGACCGCCATCGAGCGCAGCCTGGCGCTCGAGCAGCGCCGACATCGCCTCGAGGCGCTCGCGCGCCGCGTGGGGCTCGCGCGGGTGGAGGGGGTGATCCCCGCGCTCCACGTGGGCGTCGTCGCCGAGCGCGAGGAGGGCGAGTGGTCGGTGGGCCCGATGGTGGAGATGCAGCTGCCGCTCTTCCACCAAGGGCAGGGCGACATCGACCGGGTGTCGGCGGAGCTCCGCGTCGAGCAGCACCGCTACGTCGCGAGCGCCATCGCGGTGCGCTCGAGGGTGCGGCGCGCGCGCAACGCCTACCTCAACGCCAGCGCGCGCAGCCGCTTCTACCGCGAGACGCTCCTGCCCCTCCGCGAGGAGGTGCTCGTCGAGAGCCTGCGCCAGTACAACGCGATGAACCTCGGGGTGTTCGAGCTGCTGACCGCGCGTCGCACGCTGATCGACACGGCGCGCCAGTTCGTCGAGGCGCTGCGGGACTACTGGGTGGCCCGAGCGGTCCTGGAGCAGGTGCTCGCCGGCGGCCAGCCCGAGGACATGGGGCAGGCGACGATCCCGATGATGACGGCGTCGCCTTCGGGCGGGGACGCAGGGCACTGA
- a CDS encoding TonB-dependent receptor, with the protein MAARLPLCLALTAFALCPVEVCAQDAGAPDGGVPDDAAQTPAVEPTEEPAEEPTEEEEEQEPPRDEAAQPAPPRLIPPRIVRSAPPAYPESRLGERLHPSVVLIVTLDPDGRVVDAEVEHSADADFDAAARAAVRTWEFAAAERDGQPIASRVRVAVHFELPAFDLATGAEPMEAGGVVEPVQVLPHHDHPAPEPAAEIVEEEEGDAEPELGVTAQVEHEERDEDRGAGSFEIDRDVLAAAPRREGADLLLSVPGVFAARAEGMAVGHRINLRGFDADHGQDIELSVGGLPINLPSHIHGQGYADLGFLIPEAVRRVRATEGVYDPRQGDFAVAGSIAFDLGVPEDERGFRVQSGYGLFDTFEQLVLWAPEGEREETLGAVQYRRTGGFGQRRSGDAISAIVQAGARSGDWRLRGVGILYGARADLAGVVRVDDLQAGRVGYYDAYPDPTAQSQNALSGRFLAGFFADHRSEGGAGGGLGVWVGADAFRVQENFTGYTRRSRTVFDGATGRGVAGRGDLIEQRNRTFSAGLQGRFRTSPWEPWDWASARLELGLDGRVDFLEQGQSLIEAGRNRTWDELIDADVFTTNAALYGDVEIALTEYVELHVGARAALAVYEIDDRLGNFIAMERPETFLRGFRRSAGGVTAGPRASVEVKPIEPLSLRAAYGHGYRSPQARTLDDGERAPFTEVRSADLGAVLELDRTLRVQVAGFWTELSDDVAFEPREGRLERIGASRRIGAVLHAQARPLDWLVGAVSVTFVDAELLEPPPPSASDPQPAFVPGQNLPYVPPVVIRADLGARGTLADDVLGEELRGHVGLGYSFLSPRPLPFGGFADPVNLVDASAGLGWGPVDLGVSFFNIFDVRYAASEYVFTSSWDPDAVPTRVPARHLSAGSPFTFMVTLGVSP; encoded by the coding sequence ATGGCCGCCCGGCTCCCGCTCTGTCTCGCGCTCACGGCGTTCGCGCTGTGCCCGGTCGAGGTGTGCGCGCAGGACGCCGGCGCGCCCGACGGCGGAGTCCCCGATGATGCCGCGCAGACGCCAGCCGTAGAGCCAACCGAAGAGCCGGCCGAAGAGCCAACCGAAGAGGAAGAAGAACAGGAGCCGCCGCGAGACGAAGCGGCCCAGCCTGCGCCGCCGCGCCTGATCCCGCCGCGCATCGTGCGCTCCGCGCCGCCTGCGTACCCGGAGAGCCGGCTCGGAGAGCGGCTGCACCCCTCGGTCGTGCTCATCGTGACCCTCGACCCCGACGGGCGGGTGGTCGACGCGGAGGTCGAGCACTCGGCCGACGCCGACTTCGACGCCGCGGCGCGCGCGGCCGTGCGCACCTGGGAGTTCGCCGCCGCCGAGCGCGACGGGCAGCCCATCGCGTCCCGCGTCCGGGTGGCGGTGCACTTCGAGCTCCCCGCGTTCGACCTCGCGACGGGGGCCGAGCCGATGGAGGCGGGCGGCGTGGTCGAGCCGGTGCAGGTGCTGCCGCATCACGATCACCCCGCGCCCGAGCCGGCGGCGGAGATCGTCGAGGAGGAAGAAGGAGACGCGGAGCCGGAGCTCGGCGTGACCGCGCAGGTCGAGCACGAGGAGCGCGACGAGGACCGCGGCGCGGGCAGCTTCGAGATCGATCGCGACGTGCTCGCCGCCGCGCCGCGCCGGGAGGGCGCGGACCTGCTCCTCAGCGTGCCCGGGGTGTTCGCGGCCCGCGCGGAGGGCATGGCCGTCGGACACCGCATCAACCTCCGCGGCTTCGACGCAGACCACGGCCAGGACATCGAGCTGTCCGTCGGCGGGCTGCCCATCAACCTGCCCTCGCACATTCACGGCCAGGGCTACGCGGACCTCGGCTTCCTCATCCCGGAGGCGGTGCGCCGGGTGCGCGCGACCGAGGGCGTGTACGACCCGCGGCAGGGCGACTTCGCGGTGGCGGGGAGCATCGCCTTCGATCTCGGCGTGCCCGAGGACGAGCGCGGCTTCCGCGTGCAGTCCGGCTACGGGCTGTTCGACACGTTCGAGCAGCTCGTGCTCTGGGCGCCGGAGGGCGAGCGCGAGGAGACCCTCGGCGCGGTGCAGTACCGACGCACGGGCGGCTTCGGGCAGCGGCGGAGCGGCGACGCGATCAGCGCGATCGTGCAGGCCGGCGCGCGGAGCGGCGACTGGCGCCTCCGGGGCGTCGGCATCCTCTACGGGGCGCGCGCCGATCTCGCGGGCGTGGTTCGCGTGGACGACCTGCAGGCGGGGCGCGTCGGCTACTACGACGCCTACCCGGATCCCACCGCGCAGTCGCAGAACGCGCTGAGCGGGCGGTTCCTCGCCGGCTTCTTCGCCGACCACCGCTCCGAGGGCGGGGCGGGCGGCGGGCTCGGCGTGTGGGTCGGCGCGGACGCCTTCCGTGTGCAAGAGAACTTCACCGGCTACACGCGCCGCTCGCGCACGGTCTTCGACGGCGCGACCGGGCGGGGCGTGGCGGGTCGCGGCGATCTGATCGAGCAGCGCAACCGAACCTTCTCGGCCGGGCTGCAGGGCCGCTTCCGGACCTCGCCGTGGGAGCCCTGGGACTGGGCCTCGGCCCGCCTCGAGCTCGGGCTGGACGGACGCGTGGATTTCCTGGAGCAGGGGCAGAGCCTGATCGAGGCCGGCCGCAACCGCACCTGGGACGAGCTGATCGACGCGGACGTCTTCACGACGAACGCGGCGCTCTACGGCGACGTGGAGATCGCGCTCACCGAGTACGTCGAGCTCCACGTCGGGGCGCGCGCGGCGCTGGCCGTCTACGAGATCGACGATCGACTCGGGAACTTCATCGCGATGGAGCGCCCCGAGACCTTCCTCCGCGGGTTTCGCCGGAGCGCGGGCGGGGTCACGGCCGGCCCGCGCGCGAGCGTGGAGGTCAAGCCGATCGAGCCGCTCTCGCTCCGCGCGGCCTACGGCCACGGGTATCGCTCCCCCCAGGCGCGAACGCTCGACGACGGAGAGCGCGCGCCGTTCACCGAGGTCCGCTCGGCCGACCTCGGCGCGGTGCTCGAGCTCGACCGGACCCTCCGCGTGCAGGTGGCTGGCTTCTGGACGGAGCTGTCGGACGACGTCGCCTTCGAGCCGCGCGAGGGTCGGCTGGAGCGCATCGGCGCCTCGCGGCGCATCGGCGCGGTGCTGCACGCGCAGGCCCGCCCGCTCGACTGGCTCGTCGGGGCGGTGAGCGTGACCTTCGTGGACGCGGAGCTGCTCGAGCCCCCGCCGCCGAGCGCGAGCGATCCGCAGCCCGCCTTCGTGCCCGGGCAGAACCTCCCCTACGTGCCGCCGGTCGTGATCCGCGCGGATCTCGGCGCGCGCGGCACCCTCGCGGACGACGTGCTCGGCGAGGAGCTGCGCGGTCACGTCGGGCTCGGCTACTCCTTCCTCTCACCGCGGCCGCTGCCCTTCGGTGGCTTCGCCGACCCGGTGAACCTCGTCGACGCGAGCGCGGGGCTCGGTTGGGGCCCGGTGGACCTCGGCGTCTCCTTCTTCAACATCTTCGACGTGCGCTACGCCGCCTCCGAGTACGTCTTCACGTCCAGCTGGGATCCGGACGCGGTGCCCACCCGCGTGCCCGCGCGGCACCTCTCGGCCGGCTCGCCGTTCACCTTCATGGTCACGCTGGGGGTCTCGCCGTGA
- a CDS encoding transcriptional repressor — protein MGDPPKRGVFSERKEELKRALREGGLRATSSRALVLACLQDADGPLAHGEVCDRLEPHGYDRATIYRNLVDLTNAGLALRSDFGDHLWRFELARGEAHDPTAHPHFVCQECGDVSCLPDDAIAVKAKRGAPKALARKKVEIQVRGLCNACE, from the coding sequence ATGGGTGATCCCCCGAAGCGCGGAGTGTTCAGCGAGCGCAAGGAAGAGCTGAAGCGCGCGCTGCGCGAAGGTGGGCTCCGTGCCACCAGCAGCCGCGCGCTGGTGCTCGCGTGCCTGCAAGACGCCGACGGTCCACTCGCGCACGGCGAGGTCTGTGATCGGCTCGAGCCCCACGGCTACGACCGCGCGACGATCTATCGCAACCTGGTCGATCTGACCAACGCGGGGCTCGCGCTCCGGAGCGACTTCGGCGACCACCTCTGGCGCTTCGAGCTGGCCCGCGGCGAGGCGCACGACCCGACCGCGCACCCCCACTTCGTCTGCCAGGAGTGCGGTGACGTCAGCTGCTTGCCCGACGACGCCATCGCGGTGAAGGCCAAGCGCGGTGCGCCGAAGGCCCTCGCCCGAAAGAAGGTCGAGATCCAGGTGCGCGGGCTCTGCAACGCCTGCGAGTAG
- a CDS encoding VCBS repeat-containing protein: MLSRALVLFASTCLLPALAHADWPLQRHDRARTGAASGASDIADPAAYYRYYLGGSLGASAMMPFDVDADGSVDVIMVTGGRVVARTVTDGDLWSSAPRGFDRLVGLADLNGDGALDLAVSSSDRAFVLDPRTGEVLWGEPAGELGTLGGTRLADFDDDGTTDLLVAECGCCGVNSGYPGAIYTFADGFGAARRLWEIPNVHCGFSRAITVLDIDGVGPPEVVIPTNTTLRVWSPATGALVAESASLGGFAYWNFCYPANVDADPAEELACVRLDNNSAVTDRWRVAVLDHDGAGGLTTLWSSVLAPDDGGNLRVADPVADLDGDGALELVVAVFSSGAWETRIFDAASGAVEATIPGAIAVGHFPHGGGRQLVTRSEGALSGWTFDGASATSTWSLGDHDAFGGWSFDRAAVQSRPDTLVTLDLDMDGDQDLLTVARAGAASRLVAYAVDGGALSELARHDIAAGTRAQAAFTIPPVTASNATLAVSYSDGFMVIHDRDLLPTVAGGEFEVARLRTGGYYASGAWRDLQRGPVTAALEAGAPEAIVVSDARGALLRLDASDASWASPPRRDWERLFTTAPSIVDGLVDGSRAIACLAQRSPGAPAGGTDVAVVTPDGEERWRVPAPDAPILDLVPARLDGDAVPDLVFHWGEPSNTLTRIRAISGADGATLWDAAPVETGSGRQAAGLAVGRFDADDRDDVYWQGGGTRVLSGATGAQLAAIGGPSYYLTTLYDVDDEPRDEIVLHGGFSPVGIVEDDLSGLLWQSADDDRPYPYGSVVECPGDRAVLISGSWQHPARLKMTDLRGPARGAETTLHLGSGARYDTRADLDAAGAFAGQLTSVVAHEDLASDGAPAALVGSTDGWLYWVSACDDALVHALDFGVAVGQASFADTDRDGLDEILVSVADGFLYGITQRHANTPTGVIDVDPSDPASDVDSDFITTTDTWIARWDAVDGALRYEVGIFDAAGSPLLDERWRDVGTDTEATLTGLALANGRRYYVGVRAYSAEGPSVDGVSDGAVVRFPAPNTDGGPSGSDAGVRPMSDASVEPPPDDTGGCGCRTSGQGAPPVAWCLALLGALALRRRR; the protein is encoded by the coding sequence ATGCTTTCGCGCGCCCTCGTGCTCTTCGCTTCGACCTGTCTCCTCCCCGCCCTCGCCCACGCCGACTGGCCACTCCAGCGGCACGACCGAGCGAGGACCGGCGCCGCCTCGGGCGCGAGCGACATCGCCGATCCGGCCGCCTACTACCGCTACTACCTGGGCGGCTCGCTCGGCGCGTCCGCGATGATGCCCTTCGACGTCGACGCCGATGGGTCCGTCGACGTCATCATGGTCACGGGCGGACGCGTCGTCGCCCGCACCGTCACGGACGGCGATCTCTGGAGCAGCGCGCCGCGCGGCTTCGACCGGCTCGTCGGCCTGGCCGACCTGAACGGGGACGGGGCGCTCGACCTGGCCGTGAGCTCGAGCGACCGCGCGTTCGTGCTCGACCCCCGGACGGGCGAGGTGCTCTGGGGCGAGCCGGCCGGAGAGCTGGGCACCCTGGGCGGCACGCGGCTCGCGGACTTCGACGACGACGGGACCACCGATCTCCTGGTGGCCGAGTGCGGGTGCTGCGGCGTCAACAGCGGATACCCGGGCGCGATCTACACGTTCGCGGATGGCTTCGGCGCCGCCCGACGGCTGTGGGAGATCCCGAACGTGCACTGCGGCTTCTCCCGCGCCATCACCGTGCTCGACATCGACGGCGTCGGTCCCCCCGAGGTCGTGATCCCGACGAACACGACGCTGCGCGTGTGGAGCCCGGCCACCGGCGCGCTGGTGGCGGAGAGCGCGAGCCTGGGTGGGTTCGCCTACTGGAACTTCTGCTACCCCGCGAACGTCGACGCGGACCCGGCCGAGGAGCTCGCCTGCGTCCGCCTCGACAACAACAGCGCGGTGACCGATCGGTGGCGCGTCGCCGTGCTCGACCACGACGGCGCGGGTGGCCTGACGACGCTCTGGTCCTCGGTGCTCGCGCCCGACGACGGCGGCAACCTCCGCGTCGCCGACCCGGTCGCGGATCTGGACGGCGACGGCGCGCTGGAGCTCGTCGTCGCGGTCTTCTCGAGCGGCGCGTGGGAGACGCGGATCTTCGACGCCGCGTCCGGCGCCGTCGAGGCCACGATCCCGGGCGCGATCGCGGTCGGACACTTCCCCCACGGCGGCGGCCGTCAGCTCGTCACGCGCTCGGAGGGCGCGCTCTCCGGGTGGACCTTCGACGGCGCGTCCGCGACCTCCACCTGGTCGCTCGGAGACCACGACGCGTTCGGCGGTTGGAGCTTCGACCGCGCGGCCGTCCAGTCGCGCCCCGACACCCTCGTCACCCTCGACCTCGACATGGACGGTGACCAGGATCTCTTGACCGTCGCGCGGGCCGGCGCCGCGAGCCGGCTCGTGGCCTACGCGGTCGACGGCGGCGCGCTCTCGGAGCTGGCGCGCCACGACATCGCCGCCGGCACGCGGGCCCAGGCCGCCTTCACGATCCCCCCCGTGACCGCCTCGAACGCCACGCTCGCCGTGTCCTACAGCGACGGCTTCATGGTCATCCACGACCGCGATCTCCTGCCCACCGTCGCGGGGGGCGAGTTCGAGGTCGCGAGGCTGCGCACCGGCGGATACTACGCCTCGGGCGCCTGGCGCGACCTGCAGCGCGGCCCCGTCACGGCCGCGCTCGAGGCGGGCGCCCCGGAGGCGATCGTGGTGAGCGACGCCCGCGGCGCGCTGCTGCGGCTCGACGCGTCGGACGCCAGCTGGGCGTCGCCCCCTCGGCGCGACTGGGAGCGACTCTTCACCACCGCGCCGAGCATCGTCGACGGCCTCGTCGATGGCTCGCGGGCCATCGCGTGCCTCGCCCAGCGCAGCCCCGGCGCGCCCGCGGGGGGGACGGACGTCGCGGTCGTCACCCCGGACGGCGAAGAGCGCTGGCGCGTGCCCGCGCCGGACGCGCCGATCCTCGATCTCGTGCCCGCGCGCCTGGACGGCGACGCCGTCCCGGACCTCGTCTTCCACTGGGGCGAGCCCTCCAACACCCTCACGCGCATCCGCGCCATCTCGGGAGCCGACGGCGCGACGCTCTGGGACGCCGCGCCCGTGGAGACCGGCTCCGGGCGACAGGCCGCCGGGCTCGCCGTGGGGCGCTTCGACGCCGACGACCGCGACGACGTGTACTGGCAGGGGGGCGGCACGCGCGTGCTCTCGGGCGCGACCGGCGCGCAGCTCGCCGCGATCGGCGGGCCCAGCTACTACCTCACCACCCTCTACGACGTCGACGACGAGCCGCGCGACGAGATCGTCCTGCACGGCGGCTTCTCGCCCGTGGGCATCGTGGAGGACGATCTGTCGGGGCTCCTCTGGCAGAGCGCGGACGACGACCGGCCTTACCCCTACGGGAGCGTCGTGGAGTGCCCCGGGGACCGCGCGGTCCTGATCAGCGGCTCGTGGCAGCACCCCGCGCGTCTCAAGATGACCGACCTCCGCGGGCCTGCGCGCGGCGCGGAGACCACGCTACACCTCGGCTCCGGCGCTCGCTACGACACGCGGGCCGACCTGGACGCCGCGGGCGCGTTCGCGGGGCAGCTCACGAGCGTGGTGGCCCACGAGGACCTCGCGAGCGACGGGGCGCCCGCCGCGCTGGTCGGCTCCACCGACGGCTGGCTCTACTGGGTGAGCGCCTGCGACGACGCCCTCGTCCACGCGCTCGACTTCGGGGTCGCGGTGGGGCAAGCGAGCTTCGCTGACACGGACCGCGACGGCCTGGACGAGATCCTGGTGTCGGTCGCGGACGGCTTCCTCTACGGCATCACCCAGCGCCACGCGAACACGCCCACCGGGGTCATCGACGTCGATCCGTCGGATCCGGCGAGCGACGTGGACAGTGACTTCATCACCACCACCGACACGTGGATCGCGCGGTGGGACGCCGTCGATGGCGCGCTGCGCTACGAGGTCGGGATCTTCGACGCGGCCGGCTCGCCGCTCCTCGACGAGCGCTGGCGAGACGTCGGCACCGACACGGAGGCGACCCTGACCGGCCTCGCCCTCGCGAACGGGCGCCGCTACTACGTCGGGGTGCGCGCCTACTCCGCCGAGGGCCCCTCGGTCGACGGGGTGAGCGACGGCGCGGTGGTGCGGTTCCCCGCGCCGAACACGGACGGCGGTCCGTCCGGATCGGACGCTGGCGTCAGGCCGATGAGCGACGCGTCCGTGGAGCCGCCGCCCGACGACACGGGCGGCTGCGGGTGCCGGACGAGCGGCCAGGGCGCGCCGCCCGTCGCGTGGTGTCTGGCCCTGCTCGGCGCGCTCGCGCTGCGGCGGCGGCGGTAG
- a CDS encoding permease has product MWIPVTIAVASCALGAALGLGGRRDHSRVLVTFAVVAALAIALGQLLPDALGGAGILALLVFAGAAVLPSLLERGVARVMGQERSGRLGLELGYWALFVHRIGDGIGLGIYGGHEHAGHNHVDVLLALAAHSVPLVAFMTLAFVRRSGAAAALWRVAGLALASLVGIGVPAVVPPAIFDAAEPWVTAGVAGLLIHVVAHDWAPQNQPSGWGTRVVDLAVAAAALSLFFFGGHDHHGGGDVRDRIEAALLDLSLDTAPALAIGLALGAVLTAAGTRLPTDWLRRGGALSQAMRGAVVGAPLPICACGVLPLADTLRRRGAGPALVVAFLLATPELGIETFALTTSFIGWPFALVRLVAAVALAMFAALVMHRAATPSQAHDHAHDHDHDQEDASPDGSFFARWLHAFDELLFHVAPWTVVGLVAAAYVQAVLPAESMDALATGGLDMLVVTLVAVPSYICAASATPLAAVLLAKGMSPGAVLVGLLLGPATNLATVGFLRQRYGNRATFIGLGAAVVFAWAAGALVNVSGLSVEAAASAASEHEHGAVAIGAALVLALAMTRSIWLVGLRAWLTTLGDGLGGHAHAHEHDHVHHHHHHHDDECCG; this is encoded by the coding sequence ATGTGGATTCCCGTCACGATCGCGGTGGCCTCCTGCGCGCTCGGCGCCGCCCTCGGCCTGGGTGGGCGGCGCGATCACTCGCGCGTGCTCGTCACGTTCGCGGTGGTCGCGGCGCTCGCCATCGCCCTGGGGCAGCTGCTCCCGGACGCGCTCGGCGGGGCGGGCATCTTGGCGCTCCTCGTCTTCGCGGGCGCCGCGGTCCTCCCGAGCTTGCTCGAGCGCGGCGTGGCGCGCGTCATGGGCCAGGAGCGGAGCGGGCGGCTCGGGCTCGAGCTGGGCTACTGGGCCCTCTTCGTGCATCGCATCGGCGACGGGATCGGGCTCGGCATCTACGGCGGGCACGAGCACGCCGGCCACAACCACGTCGACGTCCTGCTCGCCCTCGCCGCCCACTCCGTCCCCCTGGTCGCCTTCATGACCCTGGCCTTCGTGCGGCGGAGCGGCGCGGCGGCCGCGCTCTGGCGCGTGGCCGGGCTCGCGCTCGCGTCGCTGGTCGGCATCGGCGTGCCCGCGGTCGTGCCGCCCGCGATCTTCGACGCCGCGGAGCCGTGGGTCACCGCGGGCGTGGCCGGCCTGTTGATCCACGTGGTCGCGCACGACTGGGCGCCCCAGAACCAGCCGAGCGGCTGGGGCACGCGCGTGGTCGACCTCGCGGTGGCGGCCGCCGCGCTCAGCCTCTTCTTCTTCGGTGGACACGACCACCACGGCGGCGGCGACGTGCGCGACCGGATCGAGGCGGCGCTGCTCGATCTCTCGCTCGACACCGCGCCCGCGCTGGCGATCGGGCTGGCGCTCGGCGCGGTGCTCACCGCGGCCGGGACGCGTCTCCCCACCGACTGGCTGCGCCGCGGCGGGGCCCTCTCCCAGGCGATGCGCGGCGCGGTGGTCGGCGCGCCGCTCCCCATCTGCGCGTGCGGGGTGCTCCCCCTCGCCGACACCCTGCGCCGCCGGGGGGCCGGGCCGGCGCTCGTGGTCGCGTTCCTGCTCGCCACGCCCGAGCTGGGCATCGAGACGTTCGCGCTGACGACCTCCTTCATCGGGTGGCCCTTCGCGCTGGTGCGGCTCGTGGCCGCGGTCGCGCTCGCGATGTTCGCGGCCCTGGTGATGCATCGCGCGGCGACCCCCAGCCAAGCGCACGACCACGCCCACGATCACGACCACGATCAAGAAGACGCGTCGCCGGACGGCAGCTTCTTCGCGCGCTGGCTGCACGCCTTCGACGAGCTCCTCTTCCACGTCGCGCCCTGGACGGTGGTCGGCCTCGTCGCGGCAGCGTATGTGCAAGCTGTGTTGCCGGCCGAGTCGATGGACGCGCTCGCCACGGGCGGCCTCGACATGCTCGTGGTCACCCTCGTGGCCGTGCCCAGCTACATCTGCGCGGCGAGCGCGACGCCCCTCGCCGCCGTCCTGCTCGCCAAGGGCATGAGCCCGGGCGCGGTGCTCGTCGGTCTCCTGCTCGGGCCGGCCACCAACCTCGCCACGGTGGGCTTCCTTCGTCAGCGCTACGGCAACCGCGCGACCTTCATCGGCCTCGGCGCGGCGGTGGTCTTCGCCTGGGCGGCGGGCGCGCTGGTGAACGTGTCCGGGCTCTCCGTCGAGGCGGCCGCGAGCGCGGCCTCCGAGCACGAGCACGGCGCGGTGGCGATCGGCGCGGCGCTCGTGCTCGCGCTCGCGATGACGCGGAGCATCTGGCTGGTGGGCCTCCGCGCGTGGCTGACCACCCTCGGCGACGGGCTCGGCGGCCACGCCCACGCCCACGAGCACGACCACGTACATCACCATCATCACCACCACGACGACGAGTGCTGCGGTTGA
- a CDS encoding copper oxidase, with the protein MNRRDLLMGGAAAAAAAAVARGVAEAQEESPSATDAAGPATDVDPRYRPVVTPNGSSLPFRMVDGVKVFHLVAEPVRHVFTDGLEANCWGYNGSTPGPTIEAVEGDRVRIYVTNNLREPTTVHWHGVILPAGMDGVGGLTQRPIPPGQTFRYEFTFQHAGTFMYHPHWDEMTQMALGMMGMLVVHPRRPRGRQPDRDFAIMLSEWSIPMGSARPNPLEMNDFNVLTMNSKAFPGTEPLVVRRGDLVRIRFGNLSGIDNHPIHLHGYSFRITATDGGEIPRSAQEPNTTVLVPTGACRVIELVADNPGDWAMHCHMTHHIMNQMGHDFPNMIGAELPVATRRIRRMIPGYMTMGTDGMAEMGEMDMPVPDNSIPMRGGPGAFGRIDMGGMFTILKVREDLTSYDEDPGWYEHPQGTVARPATAAELAADGVET; encoded by the coding sequence ATGAACCGACGAGACTTGCTCATGGGAGGCGCCGCGGCCGCGGCCGCAGCGGCCGTCGCGCGAGGCGTCGCCGAGGCGCAGGAAGAGAGCCCCTCCGCCACGGACGCAGCGGGGCCCGCCACCGACGTCGACCCGCGCTACCGCCCCGTGGTGACGCCGAACGGCTCCTCGCTCCCGTTCCGGATGGTGGATGGAGTCAAGGTATTTCACCTCGTCGCGGAGCCGGTGCGGCACGTCTTCACCGACGGGCTCGAGGCCAACTGCTGGGGATACAACGGCAGCACACCGGGCCCGACCATCGAGGCGGTGGAAGGCGACCGGGTCCGCATCTACGTCACGAACAACCTGCGCGAGCCCACCACGGTCCACTGGCACGGCGTCATCTTGCCTGCCGGGATGGATGGTGTGGGCGGCCTCACCCAGCGGCCGATCCCGCCGGGGCAGACGTTCCGATACGAGTTCACGTTCCAGCACGCCGGCACGTTCATGTACCACCCGCACTGGGACGAGATGACCCAGATGGCGCTCGGCATGATGGGCATGCTCGTGGTGCACCCGCGCCGACCGCGCGGCCGGCAGCCCGACCGGGACTTCGCGATCATGCTCAGCGAGTGGAGCATCCCCATGGGCTCTGCGCGCCCGAACCCGCTCGAGATGAACGACTTCAACGTGCTCACGATGAATTCGAAGGCGTTCCCCGGGACCGAGCCGCTCGTCGTGCGGCGCGGCGACCTCGTCCGCATCCGCTTCGGGAACCTGAGCGGGATCGACAATCACCCGATCCATCTCCATGGCTACTCGTTCCGGATCACCGCGACCGACGGCGGAGAGATCCCGCGGAGCGCGCAGGAGCCGAACACCACGGTGCTGGTCCCGACGGGCGCGTGTCGCGTGATCGAGCTCGTCGCCGACAACCCCGGCGACTGGGCGATGCACTGCCACATGACCCACCACATCATGAACCAGATGGGGCACGACTTCCCCAACATGATCGGCGCCGAGCTCCCGGTCGCCACGCGCCGCATTCGCCGCATGATCCCCGGCTACATGACGATGGGCACCGACGGAATGGCGGAGATGGGCGAGATGGACATGCCCGTGCCCGACAACAGCATCCCGATGCGCGGCGGCCCCGGCGCGTTCGGTCGCATCGACATGGGCGGCATGTTCACGATCCTCAAGGTGCGGGAGGACCTGACCAGCTACGACGAGGACCCCGGCTGGTACGAGCACCCGCAGGGCACCGTCGCCCGCCCGGCCACCGCGGCGGAGCTCGCCGCGGATGGCGTCGAGACCTGA